A window of the Gossypium hirsutum isolate 1008001.06 chromosome A05, Gossypium_hirsutum_v2.1, whole genome shotgun sequence genome harbors these coding sequences:
- the LOC107957379 gene encoding probable acetyltransferase NATA1-like, giving the protein MAAAAPPPPPSAAPEPSMAPPETTPIGHPVFTRIRLATPSDVPFIHKLIHQMAVFERLTHLFSATESSLSSNLFLSPPFHSFTIFLLELSSSPIPPLLSPSPSFTPIEKTFNFDIPLNDPESDAFSIYYGNQQVIIGGFVLFFPNYSTFLGKPGFYVEDLFVRECYRRKGFGKMLLSAVAKQAVKMGYGRVEWVVLDWNVNAITFYEQMGATVLPEWRICRLTGDALQAYQNANV; this is encoded by the coding sequence ATGGCCGCTGCAGCTCCACCCCCACCACCATCCGCCGCCCCTGAACCTTCCATGGCACCACCTGAAACAACCCCGATAGGCCACCCCGTCTTCACCAGGATCCGCCTAGCCACCCCTTCAGACGtccctttcatccacaaactaatCCACCAAATGGCCGTCTTTGAGCGGCTGACCCACCTCTTCTCCGCCACCGAATCTTCCCTATCTTCCAACCTTTTCCTCTCCCCTCCTTTCCATTCATTCACAATTTTTCTACTCGAACTTTCCTCTTCCCCCATTCCTCCTCTCCTTTCCCCTTCACCATCTTTCACTCCCATAGAAAAGACATTCAACTTCGACATCCCCTTAAACGACCCCGAAAGTGATGCCTTCTCGATCTATTACGGGAATCAGCAAGTTATAATCGGTGGGTTCGTGTTGTTCTTCCCAAACTACTCGACATTTTTAGGGAAACCAGGGTTTTACGTTGAGGATTTGTTCGTCAGGGAATGCTACCGGAGGAAAGGGTTTGGGAAAATGTTGCTGTCGGCGGTGGCGAAGCAGGCGGTGAAAATGGGGTACGGGAGAGTTGAATGGGTGGTTTTGGATTGGAATGTAAATGCCATTACGTTTTACGAACAAATGGGTGCTACAGTTTTGCCTGAATGGAGGATTTGCAGGCTTACGGGTGATGCTCTTCAAGCTTATCAAAATGCCAATGTTTAG
- the LOC107957377 gene encoding probable lysine-specific demethylase ELF6: MGNVEIPKWLKRLPLAPEFRPTDTEFADPIAYISKIEKEAGAYGICKIIPPLPKPSKKYVFNNLNRSLSKSPELGSDVNIGSVSNFGDSGGDERERRAVFTTRHQELGWSGKRMKGVVSSPQCGAQKQVWQSGEIYTLEQFESKSKTFAKSLLGLLKEVSPLHIEALFWKVASEKSIYVEYANDVPGSGFGEPEGQFRYFHRRRRKRMSYWRENSDCRKDEIDAVNYSQMVEINNTSVKSDPDTRVETPKSSTTLSTIASDVNSHSKRKSGNASNDMEGTAGWKLSNSPWNLQVIARSAGSLTRFMPDDIPGVTSPMVYIGMLFSWFAWHVEDHELHSMNFLHTGSSKTWYAVPGDHAFAFEEVIRAEAYGGNIDRLAALSLLGEKTTLLSPELIVASGIPCCRLIQNPGEFVVTFPRAYHVGFSHGFNCGEAANFGTPQWLQVAKEAAVRRAAMNYLPMLSHQQLLYLLTMSFMSRVPRSLLPGARSSRLRDRLKEEREVLVKKAFVEDLLTENKLLSLLLKKGSTYRAIMWDPLLLPYTSRDSELPSRTATDSTIMQENVSDINGEDKSDQKNLLDEMCFYMENLNYLYSNDDDLTCDFQVDSGTLVCVACGILGYPFMSVVQPSEGAAVEFLPVDHLSSQGSTVLVPKNAHSCPVEGSVSDNLNHVLDLSLPFKHSALPSITKFSDGWDTSNKYLRPRIFCLEHAVQVEELLRSKGGAKMLIICHSDYQKIKANAIPVADDIGIPFNYNDVPLDAASEEDLNLINFAIDDEHDEIQEDWTSKLGVNLRYCVKVRKNSSFKQVQHALPLSGLFTDKYSSLELFNIKWKSRKSRSKGKLNHPSPSKPCESVEMKVDEIMVEKLDSDISKYGQKIIQYSRRKKRKSDYSTGGGGGVELLKNDLPREDSAASSQLLDKHGGNKSKINSRSESIQAQLEVPTTSVVQRDQNKIVEESGPDDEAQSLIACASSIKKCENKLMERNSENDESSPAEKCSKFCLVADDEVYLENTATATKVCNPVSEQQSDEPTSGYGLINGNSASSHSAQRCAGRYNQGLEDITVPKFSINGGAFSGMTSENEVQQGTEATSRNNSEVIIRSEVLKEPFAAADSCDGTVSQNKAQKQEIRINARKEVLSGSFTSAGIDHQSTDLSVEEYSTISKNPGAEEDCHTDVTLDVEVFQEIQATKGTGGDEVITCSNLPMQEKQPTPVMMEACSEIQQDSSSSKKPCVGATADADSHENDPNRYEKNEESASCCRTPINQTTIPIQKYSRAHRDTYATVNVNDGTGVCSSVENGDLESAMVNCKSNAMGRKRKRELEETCQKVGSDGFIRSPCEGLRPRARKDATSSFDADKASSEGLQTKETRKPSTHAHRKIIIKKGSHGCDLEGCHMSFKTKEELRLHKRNRCPYEGCGKKFRSHKYAVLHQRVHDDDRPLKCPWKGCSMSFKWAWARTEHIRVHTGERPYKCKVEGCSLSFRFVSDFSRHRRKTGHYIDS, encoded by the exons ATGGGAAATGTGGAAATACCAAAATGGCTTAAACGGTTGCCATTGGCACCTGAATTTCGGCCAACTGATACCGAGTTTGCTGACCCTATTGCATATATATCAAAGATTGAGAAAGAAGCTGGTGCTTATGGCATATGTAAGATTATCCCACCGTTGCCTAAACCATCAAAAAAGTATGTCTTTAACAACTTGAATAGGTCACTGTCCAAGTCTCCGGAATTAGGAAGTGATGTGAATATTGGTTCTGTTTCGAATTTTGGGGATAGTGGTGGTGATGAGCGGGAAAGAAGGGCGGTGTTTACGACTAGGCATCAGGAGTTGGGATGGAGTGGGAAGAGAATGAAAGGGGTGGTTAGTAGTCCACAATGTGGTGCTCAGAAACAAGTGTGGCAAAGTGGGGAGATATATACGTTGGAGCAGTTTGAGTCCAAGTCAAAGACTTTTGCAAAGAGTTTATTAGGTCTGCTTAAGGAGGTATCACCGTTGCATATTGAGGCGTTGTTTTGGAAGGTGGCTTCGGAGAAGTCTATATATGTGGAATATGCTAATGATGTCCCTGGATCAGGTTTCGGGGAACCAGAGGGTCAATTTCGGTATTTCCATAGGAGGAGGAGAAAGAGGATGTCATACTGGAGGGAAAACTCTGATTGCAGGAAAGATGAGATTGATGCTGTAAATTATTCACAAATGGTTGAGATTAACAATACTTCTGTTAAAAGTGATCCAGATACACGTGTAGAAACACCCAAGTCATCTACTACATTGTCAACCATTGCATCAGATGTAAATTCACACTCTAAAAGAAAGAGTGGAAATGCTAGTAATGATATGGAAGGTACTGCAGGTTGGAAGCTTTCAAATAGTCCTTGGAACCTTCAAGTGATTGCTCGCTCAGCTGGCTCACTTACACGATTTATGCCTGATGATATTCCTGGTGTTACTTCCCCCATGGTTTATATTGGCATGTTGTTTAGCTGGTTTGCATGGCATGTTGAAGACCATGAGCTTCATAGCATGAATTTTCTTCATACTGGTTCTTCAAAGACTTGGTATGCTGTTCCTGGAGATCATGCGTTTGCTTTTGAGGAAGTTATCCGCGCCGAGGCTTATGGTGGAAACATCGACCGCTTAG CTGCTCTGTCATTATTGGGTGAGAAGACAACTCTTCTATCACCTGAGTTGATTGTCGCATCTGGCATTCCTTGTTGCAG GTTAATACAGAATCCTGGTGAATTTGTTGTGACTTTTCCGAGAGCCTACCATGTAGGATTCAGCCATG GTTTTAACTGCGGGGAAGCTGCAAACTTTGGAACTCCACAGTGGCTTCAAGTTGCTAAAGAAGCTGCTGTTCGTAGGGCAGCTATGAACTATCTTCCAATGCTTTCTCATCAGCAGCTGTTATACCTTTTGACAATGTCGTTCATGTCAAG GGTACCAAGATCCTTGCTACCTGGTGCTCGCAGTTCTCGTTTGAGAGACCGCTTGAAGGAAGAACGAGAGGTGTTAGTAAAGAAGGCTTTTGTAGAAGACTTGTTGACCGAAAATAAATTGTTATCTCTTCTTCTTAAGAAAGGATCAACTTATCGTGCAATAATGTGGGACCCTTTGTTACTTCCTTATACAAGCAGAGATTCTGAATTGCCCAGCAGAACTGCTACAGATTCTACAATAATGCAAGAAAATGTTTCTGATATTAATGGTGAAGATAAATCTGATCAAAAGAATCTTTTAGATGAGATGTGCTTCTACATGGAAAATCTGAACTATTTATATTCGAATGATGATGATTTGACTTGCGATTTTCAAGTTGATTCGGGGACATTGGTTTGTGTTGCTTGTGGAATTCTGGGTTATCCATTTATGTCTGTGGTACAACCATCCGAGGGAGCAGCAGTGGAATTTCTACCTGTGGATCATCTTTCTAGTCAAGGTTCAACAGTCTTGGTACCTAAGAATGCCCATTCTTGCCCTGTTGAGGGCTCAGTTTCAG ACAATCTCAATCATGTTCTGGATCTATCTCTTCCTTTCAAGCATTCGGCATTACCATCAATAACCAAGTTTTCCGATGGATGGGACACCTCTAATAAATATCTGAGACCTCGGATTTTCTGCCTGGAGCATGCTGTTCAAGTTGAGGAGCTTTTGCGGTCCAAAGGTGGAGCAAAAATGCTGATAATTTGCCATTCAG ATTATCAGAAGATAAAGGCAAATGCAATACCTGTTGCGGACGATATTGGTATCCCTTTTAATTACAATGATGTTCCACTAGATGCTGCATCAGAGGAGGATctaaatttgatcaattttgCAATTGATGATGAACATGATGAAATTCAGGAAGACTGGACCTCCAAACTTGGTGTTAACTTGCGATACTGTGTCAAAGTCCGAAAGAACTCTTCGTTTAAGCAAGTTCAGCATGCACTACCATTGAGTGGTCTTTTCACCGATAAATATAGCAGTTTGGAGTTATTTAACATCAAATGGAAGTCGAGAAAATCTCGTTCAAAAGGCAAGTTAAACCACCCATCACCTTCTAAACCATGTGAAAGCGTTGAAATGAAAGTAGATGAAATAATGGTGGAAAAACTTGATAGCGACATTTCTAAATATGGGCAGAAAATTATTCAGTATTcgagaaggaaaaaaagaaaatcagattATTCAACTGGAGGTGGTGGGGGTGTTGAACTGTTGAAGAATGACTTGCCAAGAGAAGATTCGGCTGCTTCAAGTCAACTTCTTGATAAACATGGAGGAAATAAATCCAAGATCAATTCCAGAAGTGAGTCAATTCAGGCACAGCTTGAGGTCCCAACTACCTCAGTTGTACAAAGGGACCAGAACAAAATTGTGGAGGAATCGGGTCCAGATGATGAAGCTCAGAGTTTGATAGCCTGTGCTAGTTCTATAAAGAAATGTGAGAACAAGCTTATGGAAAGGAACAGTGAGAATGATGAGAGTTCTCCTGCTGAAAAGTGTTCTAAATTCTGTCTTGTTGCGGATGATGAAGTGTATTTGGAAAATACTGCAACTGCTACCAAGGTTTGCAACCCAGTTTCTGAACAACAGAGTGATGAACCAACTTCCGGGTATGGTTTGATAAATGGTAACTCAGCAAGTTCACACTCTGCTCAGCGATGTGCTGGAAGATACAATCAAGGATTGGAGGACATAACTGTTCCAAAATTTTCTATAAACGGAGGGGCTTTTTCAGGTATGACGTCTGAGAACGAAGTGCAGCAAGGAACTGAAGCTACCAGCAGAAATAACTCCGAGGTGATTATAAGATCTGAAGTTCTAAAGGAGCCCTTTGCTGCAGCAGATTCATGTGACGGTACAGTTTCCCAGAATAAAGCACAGAAGCAGGAAATCCGGATTAATGCAAGGAAGGAAGTACTATCTGGTTCTTTCACGTCAGCAGGCATTGATCATCAGTCTACTGATCTCTCTGTCGAAGAATATTCCACAATTTCCAAGAATCCTGGTGCCGAAGAGGACTGTCATACCGATGTGACCTTAGATGTTGAAGTGTTCCAAGAGATCCAAGCTACAAAAGGAACCGGTGGGGATGAAGTTATAACTTGTTCCAATTTGCCAATGCAAGAAAAGCAGCCTACTCCTGTTATGATGGAAGCTTGCTCCGAGATTCAGCAGGATAGCAGTTCTTCGAAGAAGCCATGTGTTGGTGCAACTGCAGATGCTGACAGCCATGAAAATGACCCGAATAGATATGAAAAGAATGAAGAATCTGCTTCTTGCTGTCGTACACCTATAAATCAGACAACTATCCCAATCCAAAAGTACTCAAGAGCTCATAGAGACACTTATGCTACTGTGAATGTAAATGATGGCACGGGTGTTTGTTCTTCTGTAGAGAATGGAGATCTCGAGTCTGCTATGGTAAATTGTAAATCAAATGCCATGGGACGAAAGAGGAAGAGAGAACTGGAGGAAACATGTCAAAAGGTTGGCAGTGATGGCTTTATTAGAAGTCCATGTGAAGGGTTGAGGCCAAGGGCTCGGAAAGATGCAACCAGCAGTTTTGATGCAGACAAAGCATCCTCAGAGGGGCTGCAGACAAAAGAGACGAGGAAACCTTCAACTCATGCCCATAGGAAGATAATAATCAAAAAAGGGTCTCATGGATGTGACCTGGAAGGCTGCCATATGAGTTTCAAGACAAAGGAAGAGTTGAGGTTGCACAAACGCAATCGGTGTCCGTACGAAGGCTGTGGAAAGAAGTTCCGTTCCCACAAATATGCAGTCCTTCATCAACGAGTCCACGATGATGATAGGCCCCTCAAGTGCCCATGGAAAGGTTGTTCCATGTCATTCAAGTGGGCATGGGCTAGGACTGAACATATACGGGTGCACACCGGAGAACGCCCGTATAAGTGCAAGGTTGAAGGCTGTAGCCTTTCTTTCAGGTTTGTGTCTGATTTTAGTCGGCATAGACGAAAAACCGGGCATTACATTGACTCTTGA